The sequence CACCAGCAATACTTCATCACGTATTTGCTCGGGCAACTCTATATCTCTCAAACATAGGCTTCTTACCCATCCTGCCACCTCCTCGCTTCGCAATGTATAGAAAACCTCTTCAAATGCAGCAACAGCCTCTTTATCATACTCCTCACATGGCACCCCCTTATAAGCATCTAACTCATAATCATTATAATACTCTATCTCTTTGCTTATTGCTGTCAGAAGAGAATCTTTTTCGCAAGTTTCGTGCATTCCACAACACTCAGCATCAACTTTGGCGGCTTTCT comes from Bacteroidales bacterium and encodes:
- a CDS encoding phospholipase, encoding MIAVWIIIISICVVGVIASLLSRYTTIGKQTKEEAQKAAKVDAECCGMHETCEKDSLLTAISKEIEYYNDYELDAYKGVPCEEYDKEAVAAFEEVFYTLRSEEVAGWVRSLCLRDIELPEQIRDEVLLVVSERRIKSN